A stretch of the Mesorhizobium huakuii genome encodes the following:
- a CDS encoding ABC transporter permease, translated as MQVQYIGAFTIILEVLSRFWPVWIALVIVMGASFTYKKKLALYGQLFDSGVGIVGVGICLFWLFTAIFASTISPFDPLAQVPVMKDTLPGAIEPQSGLVYLFGGDKLARDVFSRMVYGSQIVLIIAPAATGFALMVGITLGLPAGYYGGKIDTVLSFLANLVLAFPVILLFYLLVTPGIMDTPIPYALAGVFFLFPIIFFCVLFWTRFKNRPDRIYILLGLTLIIGGWIYLGLVFDRDPLHIVHIDPNQLNIFVAVVFASSPGVFRIVRGLVMDIKTRDYVAAAQTRGESPWYIMLWEILPNARGPLIVDACLRIGYTTILLGTLGYFGLGLAPESPDWGTAIKDASRLLRSFIHPALPPTIALMSFVLGLNLLADSLREQSMKD; from the coding sequence ATGCAGGTCCAATATATCGGCGCCTTTACCATCATCCTCGAAGTGCTTTCGCGCTTCTGGCCGGTGTGGATCGCGCTCGTCATCGTCATGGGGGCGAGCTTCACCTACAAGAAGAAGCTCGCGCTCTACGGCCAATTGTTCGACAGCGGCGTCGGCATCGTCGGCGTCGGCATCTGCCTGTTCTGGCTGTTCACGGCGATCTTCGCATCGACCATCTCGCCTTTCGATCCGCTGGCGCAGGTGCCCGTCATGAAGGACACGCTGCCCGGCGCCATCGAGCCGCAATCGGGGCTGGTCTATCTGTTCGGCGGCGACAAGCTGGCGCGCGACGTGTTCTCGCGCATGGTCTATGGCAGCCAGATCGTGCTGATCATCGCGCCTGCGGCGACCGGCTTCGCGCTGATGGTCGGCATCACCCTCGGCCTGCCGGCCGGCTATTACGGCGGCAAGATCGACACCGTGCTGTCGTTCCTGGCCAATCTGGTGCTGGCCTTCCCGGTTATCCTGTTGTTCTACCTCTTGGTGACGCCGGGGATCATGGACACGCCGATCCCCTATGCGCTGGCCGGCGTCTTCTTCCTGTTTCCGATCATCTTCTTCTGCGTGCTGTTCTGGACACGCTTCAAGAACCGGCCGGACCGGATCTACATCCTGCTCGGCCTGACGCTGATCATTGGCGGCTGGATCTACCTCGGGCTTGTCTTCGACAGGGACCCGCTGCACATCGTCCACATCGACCCCAACCAGCTCAACATCTTCGTGGCGGTGGTGTTTGCCTCCAGTCCCGGCGTGTTCCGCATCGTGCGTGGCCTGGTGATGGACATCAAGACGCGCGACTATGTGGCGGCGGCGCAGACGCGCGGTGAATCGCCCTGGTACATCATGCTGTGGGAGATCCTGCCCAATGCGCGCGGACCGCTGATCGTCGATGCCTGCCTGCGCATCGGCTACACGACGATCCTGCTCGGCACGCTCGGTTATTTCGGCCTCGGCCTGGCGCCGGAAAGCCCCGACTGGGGTACGGCGATCAAGGACGCCAGCCGGCTGCTGCGCTCCTTCATCCATCCGGCGCTGCCGCCGACGATCGCGCTGATGTCGTTCGTGCTGGGGCTCAACCTGTTGGCCGACTCGTTGCGTGAGCAATCGATGAAAGATTGA
- a CDS encoding dipeptide ABC transporter ATP-binding protein: protein MNEAVRNPAAPIIEIENLSISFFTRKGEIPAVMDFSCTVMPGEAMGIVGESGCGKSTVSLGIMRDLSNIGKIVGGKIKFQGKDMGELSDEELRAIRGNKIAMIYQEPMASLNPAMKVGQQLMEVPLIHDKVSKEEAYKRALDMVRSVKLPDPERMMRSYPHQLSGGQQQRIVIAMALLSKPALLLLDEPTTALDVTVEAGIVELVKGLGEKFGTSMIFVSHNLGLILETCDRITVMYSGEAVETGKIKDVFDRMRHPYTQGLFRSIPLPGADKNSRPLIAIPGQLPLPHERPKGCNFGPRCHHFVEGVCNAAEIPMIEVAGHEGHFSRCVRFNEIDWEALPPGAKKVNERVVPGAPVLKIEDLRKYYKVGGSEVFGSSEGRVVKANETISFMARESETVAIVGESGCGKSTLAKVLLGLETASAGTVTLGNKEIQSTGIESRSVETVSSIQMVFQNPFDTLNPSHSVGSQIIRTLEKFNVGKTVADRRKRMLELLDLVKLPRAFETRKPRQLSGGQKQRIGVARAFAGDAKVVVADEPVSALDVSVQAAVTELLMDIQRKNKTTMLFISHDLSVVRYIADRVVVMYLGYIVEQGTTDQIFAPPYHPYTEALLSAIPIADTSVVKRHIVLEGDIPSAMNPPTGCPFQTRCGYKKLVPDNLCETKVPPVKHLGDGHMSLCWLADDVLAKMEPVIKFDKEHAAHEGVPEDAPHVTDAGSTAAAPKRPRGKKPS, encoded by the coding sequence ATGAACGAGGCAGTTCGAAATCCCGCGGCACCGATCATCGAGATCGAAAACCTGTCGATCTCCTTCTTCACCCGTAAGGGCGAGATACCGGCCGTCATGGATTTTTCCTGCACGGTCATGCCGGGCGAAGCGATGGGCATTGTCGGGGAATCCGGCTGCGGCAAGTCGACCGTGTCGCTCGGCATCATGCGCGACCTCTCCAACATCGGAAAGATCGTCGGCGGCAAGATCAAGTTCCAGGGCAAGGACATGGGCGAGCTCTCCGACGAGGAGCTGCGCGCCATCCGTGGCAACAAGATCGCCATGATCTACCAGGAGCCGATGGCCAGCCTCAATCCGGCGATGAAGGTCGGCCAGCAGCTGATGGAAGTGCCGCTCATCCACGACAAGGTGTCGAAGGAAGAGGCCTACAAACGCGCCCTCGACATGGTGCGCTCGGTCAAGCTTCCCGACCCCGAGCGCATGATGCGCTCCTACCCGCACCAGCTCTCGGGCGGCCAGCAGCAGCGCATCGTCATCGCCATGGCGCTGCTGTCGAAGCCGGCGCTGCTGCTGCTCGACGAGCCGACGACGGCGCTCGACGTGACGGTGGAGGCGGGTATCGTCGAACTGGTCAAGGGGCTGGGCGAGAAGTTCGGCACGTCGATGATCTTCGTGTCGCACAATCTCGGCCTCATCCTGGAAACCTGCGACCGCATCACGGTGATGTATTCGGGCGAGGCGGTGGAGACCGGCAAGATCAAGGACGTGTTCGACCGGATGCGCCATCCCTATACGCAGGGGCTGTTCCGTTCGATCCCGCTGCCGGGCGCCGACAAGAACTCGCGGCCGCTGATTGCCATACCCGGGCAATTGCCGCTGCCGCATGAGCGGCCGAAGGGCTGCAATTTCGGCCCGCGCTGCCACCATTTCGTCGAGGGCGTCTGCAACGCCGCCGAAATCCCGATGATCGAGGTCGCCGGCCACGAGGGCCATTTCTCGCGCTGCGTGCGCTTCAACGAGATCGACTGGGAGGCGCTGCCGCCCGGCGCCAAGAAGGTCAATGAGCGCGTCGTGCCCGGCGCGCCGGTGCTCAAGATCGAGGATCTGCGGAAATACTACAAGGTCGGCGGCAGCGAGGTGTTCGGCTCGAGCGAAGGTCGTGTCGTCAAGGCCAACGAGACCATTTCGTTCATGGCGCGCGAATCCGAGACCGTCGCCATCGTCGGCGAGTCCGGCTGCGGAAAGTCGACGCTGGCCAAGGTGCTGCTTGGACTGGAGACGGCAAGTGCCGGCACGGTGACTTTGGGCAACAAGGAAATCCAATCGACCGGCATCGAGAGCCGCAGCGTCGAAACTGTGTCGTCGATCCAGATGGTGTTCCAGAACCCGTTCGACACGCTCAACCCCAGCCATTCGGTCGGCTCGCAGATCATCCGCACGCTGGAGAAATTCAATGTCGGCAAGACGGTCGCCGACCGGCGCAAGCGCATGCTCGAACTGCTCGACCTGGTGAAGCTGCCGCGCGCCTTCGAGACGCGCAAGCCACGCCAGCTGTCCGGCGGCCAGAAGCAGCGCATCGGCGTGGCGCGTGCCTTTGCCGGCGATGCCAAGGTGGTGGTGGCCGACGAGCCGGTCTCGGCACTCGACGTGTCGGTGCAGGCGGCGGTGACCGAACTGTTGATGGACATCCAGCGCAAGAACAAGACGACGATGCTGTTCATCAGCCACGATTTGTCGGTCGTGCGCTACATCGCCGACCGCGTCGTCGTCATGTATCTCGGCTACATCGTCGAGCAAGGCACGACCGACCAGATCTTCGCGCCGCCCTATCACCCCTATACCGAGGCGCTGTTGTCGGCGATCCCGATCGCCGACACCAGCGTGGTCAAACGGCACATCGTGCTGGAGGGCGATATCCCCTCGGCGATGAACCCGCCGACCGGCTGTCCGTTCCAGACGCGCTGCGGCTACAAGAAGCTGGTGCCCGACAATCTGTGCGAAACCAAGGTGCCGCCGGTCAAGCATCTCGGCGACGGCCATATGAGCCTGTGCTGGCTGGCCGACGACGTGCTGGCGAAGATGGAACCGGTGATCAAGTTCGACAAGGAGCATGCAGCCCACGAAGGCGTGCCGGAAGACGCGCCGCATGTCACGGATGCAGGCTCGACGGCCGCCGCGCCCAAGCGTCCGCGCGGCAAGAAGCCGAGTTGA